The stretch of DNA GCACGGAAGAACAATGCTCCTAAAATTCCCCAGAATAATACTTTATGCTGATATTCTTTTGGAATTTTAAAGAATCCAAATACTAAAATGAATACAAAGAGATTATCGACAGATAGTGCTTTTTCAATCCAATATGCCGCCTGAAATTGTGAAAATTTTTCCATTGCAAAGGCATGACCATCTGCATTTCGAAAAACCATATAAACAATTCCACTAAAAATCATGGCCAAGGATATCCATACAATAGTCCAAGTCAAAGCTTCTTTGTTGGATACAGCATGTGCATTCTTATTGAAAACTCCTAAATCCAATAGCAGCATAACAATTACTGCCACGGCAAATCCAGTAATCAATCCTGGATGGTTTAACATGTTGTCTTGTACGACAGCTATTAACGACATAGATATATAATTTAATTAATTTTTTGATTAAATTTGAAACAATTATTTTGTAAATATAATCTAAATATTAAGGTTAGAATTTACAAAATTTATTATTAATCTATGAAAAAATATTTATTCGCAATACTTTCATCCTTTACATTATTTGTAAATGCACAACAAGATTCACCTTTATATGTAGATTCTATCCAATTGAAATGGGTTGATGATCAATATCAAGCCATGTCTTTGGAGGAGAAAGTGGGACAGTTATTTGTCGTAGCGGCTTATTCTAATCGCGATGTAGCCCATGAGAATGAAATTTTAAAATTAATCCAAGAAGAACATATTGGTGGTTTGATTTTTATGCAGGATCAAGCTGTAAAACAAATCGAATTAACGAATCGATACCAAGCAGCATCTAAAACGCCTTTAATTATTGGTGTGGATGGAGAATGGGGATTAGCGATGCGCCTAAAAGGGGTAGAACGCTTTCCTTGGAATATGACGTTTGGTGCGTTACAAGATGAACAATTGGTTTTTGAAGCAGGCCAGCAAATTGGGAAACAATCGAACCGTATGGGAATTCATTTTAATTTTGCTCCATCGGTTGATGTAAATGTCAATCCAAATAATCCAATCATTGGAAACCGTTCTTATGGTTCTGATCCAGAAAATGTAGGAAAAAAAGGAGCTGCATTTATGAAGGGACAACAGTCTATGAGGGTATTGGCATCTGCTAAACATTTTCCTGGGCATGGAGATACAGATCAAGATTCGCATAAAACATTGCCTTTAATATCAGCCAATAAAGCGGATTTGGAAAAATATCATGTGGCACCATTTCGCCAATTAATCAAAGAAGGTGTTCAAGCTGTTATGGTAGCACATCTTAATGTTCCTGCTTTAGAACCTGATCCTAAAACACCTTCAACCCTATCTAAAAGAATCATTACTGATTATCTAAAGGGTGAACTTAACTTTAAAGGAATTGTTATTACAGATGCTTTAAATATGGATGGTGTAGCCAAAATGTATGCACCAGGAGAAGTGGATTATCGTGCTTTTGTTGCTGGGAATGATATGTTATTATTTTCTCAAGGGGTAAAAACAGGTAAGCAAAAAATAATTTCTGCTTTTGAAAAAGGTGAAATTACTGAAGAGCGTTTAGCTGAGAGTGTAAAGAAAATTCTGATGGCGAAATATTTAGTAGGTCTTCATCAATTTCAACCTTTAGTAGCGACAAACGTAATCGAAGATTTAAACTCTGATGAAAATTTAGCATTAACGCAAAAGATATTTGAACAAGCTTCTACTGTGGTTAAAAATGATAACCAAATTCTACCTATACAAGATTTAACGTCTAAAATTGCCTTTGTTCCATTAGAACAAAACGATTATAAAGAGTTTTATACACATTTAAGAAAATATGCGGATGTAGAATTGGTTCAAATATCAAATCCATCTCAATTGTCAAAATTAGCAAAATATGACTATGTAATTTATGGTGCATTTTTATCTAATGAAAGTGTATATAAATCATATAAATTATCAGAAAATTCAAAATCAATTCTTAAAGCAACTCCTACTGATAAGAAAACGATTTTTACGTTATTTACAAGTCCATACGGTTTAAAAGATGTGGACTTAACGAATCTAGATGCTGTATTAGTTCAATACCAAAATACTAAAAATACACAGCAAATCGCACCTCAAGTAATCTTTGGAGCAATCGGAGGGAACGGTAAATTACCCGTTGATATTAATGCTCATCTAAAGTATGGACAACAGATTAAAACCAATCCAATTGATCGTTTAGGTTTTACATCGCCAAATAACGTTGGTGTTAGTAAAAAAAAATTCTAAAAATTGACGAAATTGCTCAAGATGCGATCCGAAAAAATTACACACCTGGAATGCAAATCATCGTTGCAAAACAAGGAAAAGTAATTTATGATCAGGTATTTGGAGTCCAAGATAAAAATTCAAAGAAAGAACTGAAGTGGGACGATCTTTACGATGTTGCTTCAGTGACAAAAGTTACTGCTTCAATTCCTTTAATTATGAAGGAGTTTGAAGCAGGTAAACTTCATTTCAATCAAACGTTAGGGGAAATCGATTCTGATTTACTTCATTCCAATAAATCTTCTTTAAAAGTTCGCGAGGTATTAGCTCATCAATCGGGTTTAGCACCTTGGATCGGATTCTATAAGGAAACTGTAAATGTTAAAAATGCTCGTCTTTATTTGGATTTTTATTCCCGTACACAAGATGAAGAACATCCTTATCGAGTTACAGATAATATTTACATTATTAAATCGATTAAAGATTCCATCTATGAAGACATCAAATTATCACCTTTAGGTAAAAAAACATATGAATATTCTGATTTGGGATATTATATTTTTCAGAAACGAATTGAAGGTGATTATAAAATGTCTTACAATGAATTACTGCAAGAGAAATTTTATCGTCCATTAGGAATGTATCGTACGACCTATAATCCAAAAGAGAAATTTGATTTGGATGTGATAGTACCTACGGCTTATGATAAAACATATCGCAACCAATTGATTCATGGATATGTTCATGATCAAGGAGCAGCTATGATGGGTGGAATAGCGGGGCATGCAGGACTTTTTTCAAATGCTATGGATTTAGCGAAATTGATGCAGATGTATTTGAATAAAGGAAAATATGGCGGTAGAGAATTTATCAAATCTGATGTAATCAATCAATTTGCTGAAAAACAATACCCAACGTCGAACCGAGGAGCAGGATTTGATAAAACATTGGTCAAATCAATACGTGGAGCTTCCACAGAAGCTTATGGCCATACAGGATTTACTGGTACAATGGTTTGGGCAGACCCTAAATATGACTTGATATATATCTTTTTAAGTAATCGAGTGAATATAAGTGAAGAGAATAACCTACTTTCATCAAAAAAAGTAAGAGAAAATATATTACAAGCCATTTACGACGCATTTTTACCTTAAATTTGAATTATGAAATCAACAATGAAAATCGGAATTGTTTGTTATCCAACATATGGAGGTAGTGGTATTGTCGCTACCGAATTAGGAATGGATTTAGCAGAAAAAGGACACGAAGTTCATTTCTTCAGTACAAATGTTCCTGCACGACTAAATATAAAATTACCCAACATATACTTTCATCGTATTCACGTTGAAAATTATCCATTATTCCAATATCAGCCGTATGATTTGGCATTAAGTACTATTTTATATGATAAAATTTTACACTATGAATTGGATTTAATTCATGTTCATTATGCTATTCCACATGCTTATGCGGCCTATATTACCAAACAAATGTTAGCACGTAAAGGATATCATTTGCCTATTGTAACTACATTGCATGGAACTGATATTACTTTAGTCGGAAAACATCCGGTATATAAGACCGCTGTTGAATTTTCGATTAACGAATCAGATATTGTGACTTCTGTTTCGGAAAGTTTAAAACAAGACACTTTAAAGATTTTTGACATTACGAATGATATTAAAGTCGTTCCAAACTTTATCGATAACGAACAATATTTGCCAGAAAAATGTGTATGTTGTCGTAATAATTTTGCGGAGCCAAATGAGAAAGTCATTCTTCATACATCAAACTTGAGAAAAGTAAAACGAATTCAAGATGTGATTTCTACTTTTAATTTAATTCAGAAGAAAATTCCATCAAAATTGATTATTGCGGGAGAAGGACCTGAGTGGGATTTGGCGGACCAAATGATTCAAGAATTTGGAATCCAAGACAAAGTAAAAAGTTTAGGAATGGTGAGTGATTTAAATGATGTTTTAAAAGCTGCTGATCTATTTTTATTACCTTCTGAACAAGAAAGTTTTGGTCTAGCTGCTTTAGAAGCAATGGCAGCTAATGTTCCTGTAGTTTCTTCTAATGCTGGAGGTATTCCAGAAGTAAACATTAATGGAGTGACAGGATTTGTCTGTCCTGTAGGAGATGTTGAGATGATGGCAGAAAAAGCCATTTATATCTTAGAAGATGATGCGAGACAACGACAATTCAGTCAAAATGCAAAAGATCAAGCCTTAACTTTTGACAAAAATAATATTTTACCTCAATACGAACATTTGTATCGTCAATTGATTAAACAATAAATTTTAAATCGGGAATATTCCCGATTTTTT from Faecalibacter sp. LW9 encodes:
- a CDS encoding glycoside hydrolase family 3 protein; the encoded protein is MKKYLFAILSSFTLFVNAQQDSPLYVDSIQLKWVDDQYQAMSLEEKVGQLFVVAAYSNRDVAHENEILKLIQEEHIGGLIFMQDQAVKQIELTNRYQAASKTPLIIGVDGEWGLAMRLKGVERFPWNMTFGALQDEQLVFEAGQQIGKQSNRMGIHFNFAPSVDVNVNPNNPIIGNRSYGSDPENVGKKGAAFMKGQQSMRVLASAKHFPGHGDTDQDSHKTLPLISANKADLEKYHVAPFRQLIKEGVQAVMVAHLNVPALEPDPKTPSTLSKRIITDYLKGELNFKGIVITDALNMDGVAKMYAPGEVDYRAFVAGNDMLLFSQGVKTGKQKIISAFEKGEITEERLAESVKKILMAKYLVGLHQFQPLVATNVIEDLNSDENLALTQKIFEQASTVVKNDNQILPIQDLTSKIAFVPLEQNDYKEFYTHLRKYADVELVQISNPSQLSKLAKYDYVIYGAFLSNESVYKSYKLSENSKSILKATPTDKKTIFTLFTSPYGLKDVDLTNLDAVLVQYQNTKNTQQIAPQVIFGAIGGNGKLPVDINAHLKYGQQIKTNPIDRLGFTSPNNVGVSKKKF
- a CDS encoding serine hydrolase domain-containing protein, with the translated sequence MRKNYTPGMQIIVAKQGKVIYDQVFGVQDKNSKKELKWDDLYDVASVTKVTASIPLIMKEFEAGKLHFNQTLGEIDSDLLHSNKSSLKVREVLAHQSGLAPWIGFYKETVNVKNARLYLDFYSRTQDEEHPYRVTDNIYIIKSIKDSIYEDIKLSPLGKKTYEYSDLGYYIFQKRIEGDYKMSYNELLQEKFYRPLGMYRTTYNPKEKFDLDVIVPTAYDKTYRNQLIHGYVHDQGAAMMGGIAGHAGLFSNAMDLAKLMQMYLNKGKYGGREFIKSDVINQFAEKQYPTSNRGAGFDKTLVKSIRGASTEAYGHTGFTGTMVWADPKYDLIYIFLSNRVNISEENNLLSSKKVRENILQAIYDAFLP
- the bshA gene encoding N-acetyl-alpha-D-glucosaminyl L-malate synthase BshA translates to MKIGIVCYPTYGGSGIVATELGMDLAEKGHEVHFFSTNVPARLNIKLPNIYFHRIHVENYPLFQYQPYDLALSTILYDKILHYELDLIHVHYAIPHAYAAYITKQMLARKGYHLPIVTTLHGTDITLVGKHPVYKTAVEFSINESDIVTSVSESLKQDTLKIFDITNDIKVVPNFIDNEQYLPEKCVCCRNNFAEPNEKVILHTSNLRKVKRIQDVISTFNLIQKKIPSKLIIAGEGPEWDLADQMIQEFGIQDKVKSLGMVSDLNDVLKAADLFLLPSEQESFGLAALEAMAANVPVVSSNAGGIPEVNINGVTGFVCPVGDVEMMAEKAIYILEDDARQRQFSQNAKDQALTFDKNNILPQYEHLYRQLIKQ